The Apium graveolens cultivar Ventura chromosome 6, ASM990537v1, whole genome shotgun sequence genome contains a region encoding:
- the LOC141666080 gene encoding uncharacterized protein LOC141666080 → MDKSWISKDRDSLEFEIGVEEFLIFAEENCKDPKRIPCPCGRCVNFKKFSTKIIRGHIYDHGFSLGYVDWIWHEEKSTRSTWSSIGSTRPASDQPIEHFVASETVEVCEAAFNSGNYDKDSYDFQRFVVDAEQPLFEGSECTKLESMLKLHNWKARFGISDTAFTELLSSVGSILPKDNVLPPNAYEAKKTLSDLGLVYIKIHSCPNDCILYRGIHSDASQCPHCKLSRWKVRKNGQLRVNVPAKVMWYFPIIPRFKRLFKSPSTAELMTWHANQRINDDKM, encoded by the coding sequence ATGGATAAGTCGTGGATATCGAAAGATAGGGATTCTTTAGAATTTGAAATTGGCGTCGAAGAATTCTTAATTTTCGCTGAAGAAAATTGTAAAGATCCTAAAAGAATTCCTTGTCCATGTGGTCGATGtgtgaattttaaaaaattctcaaCCAAAATCATAAGGGGACATATCTACGATCATGGTTTTAGTTTGGGGTATgttgattggatttggcatgaaGAAAAATCTACTAGGAGTACTTGGTCTTCTATAGGTAGTACACGTCCTGCTTCAGACCAACCTATAGAGCACTTTGTTGCATCAGAAActgttgaagtttgtgaagcggCTTTTAATTCGGGTAATTACGATAAGGATTCATATGATTTTCAGAGGTTTGTTGTTGATGCGGAACAACCGTTGTTTGAGGGTAGCGAGTGCACAAAGTTAGAGTCAATGTTAAAATTGCACAATTGGAAAGCTAGGTTTGGTATTAGCGACACTGCCTTTACTGAGCTGCTCTCTTCAGTTGGCTCGATCCTTCCCAAAGATAATGTGTTGCCTCCTAACGCATATGAAGCGAAGAAAACTTTATCCGATTTAGGTCTAGTGTATATAAAAATTCATTCGTGTCCCAATGATTGTATACTGTATAGGGGCATACATTCTGATGCTTCTCAGTGTCCTCATTGCAAGCTGTCACGTTGGAAAGTACGGAAGAATGGCCAACTTAGGGTCAATGTTCCAGCCAAGGTCATGTGGTATTTTCCTATAATTCCAAGATTTAAACGGTTATTTAAATCTCCCTCTACTGCTGAACTCATGACTTGGCATGCAAATCAGCGAATAAATGATGACAAGATGTGA